Genomic segment of Geotrypetes seraphini chromosome 4, aGeoSer1.1, whole genome shotgun sequence:
tatgtgaggaggcacgcttaggacaatgtgtttttccttttatgttaatTCCAACAGATAAAgagattgtaacttttccctcctttcctacttaTTCATATTTGTCTCTAACCCTATTGTTTAAATGTCAATTGTTTGTTTTATGATTAATTTGTATAATATGTATGTGAGACCACCACCTGGCTGTTTTtaacttgtacatcgcttagaaatattgtataagcgattcatcaaatgctaataaacttgaaacttgaaactccgaGGGAGGCTTCTTTGCTGGCACACCTGcggaaggaagtggagacttacccgagacCGGGGTGGTAGGAGGAGCCGAAGTCGGGGCCTTTGAGGTCAAGGGTGACGATACCGAGGCCGAGGCTGTCACTGCGGGGCCAAAAAGTTGAAGGTTTTTGGCCACTTGCCAACGAAGAGCCCACGATTGGAGAGTAGCACAACACAGGCAAGACTCAGCGCGATGATCAGCCCCAAGGCACTTCACACACCAACGATGGAGGTCGGTGATGGAGATCACTTGGGCGCACTTAGTGCAGTTCTTAAACCTGGACAGAGGCCGGGACGTAGGAAAAAACACAGCTGTGGCCTGACAAAAACTGGTAGCCCGGTCGAAAAAAGTACGGGAGGTTTTTTATTTAACAAGACAAGACGCGCCGCACAGCGACTCACTCGAAAACAATAAAGCAAGCTGCGGTGCAAAGAGGCATTACGAATTCACGCAGAGCAACGgagcagggcttctggctccgccaaaaacttagaactgaagccacgctgaggagatgcatgccctgAATTGGGTGGGAGGgacactcgtgcatgcgcggtacactcgcaagcttgaagatcttcaagcaagtctgcttgtgagaacgtccgctagggggctccgtagatgacgccACCCacgtgtagagaatatgctgcctgcttgtcctgggataaaaagtcTTTGCACAATCCTTTCTTTTTGGGGAGGGGACGACACTTAACCAGTGACTAGTTCAAAAACAAAATGTGTATTTCAACCTGAGAATAAAAAAGGTAAGCTGGTCGTGGGCTCCATAACTCAGCCTTCTAATATAGAAGAAATGAAGGTGCATTAAACTGAGCCACCAGTAGAGTTGTTAAGACAACTGTTTTTTGGGTGTCTATATGCAACTGAACACTGACCCCCCAAGAATTCCACTAGCTACATCTTTTAACCCCACTTTCATGGCCTCTCATTCTACCCGTTTCTAATACAGATCTATCCCTCAAGTCataaaagcagtttttaaaaCACACCCAGTTCAGCACCGTCCATCATCTATCCTAACTAGCCCAAAGAAATGCATGATGCCATCACGTTTATCTCTGCCTCCACTAATCAAAGCCAAGCAGCCTCCCACCATCGCTTAGAAACCTTTTCCTCACCCTCCTGCTTTACTACATCTCTTGTGACCACTTCCGTTTAGTTTTGGTTATTTATCATTTTGTTATAGTACTGTTCATATGATTAATGACATGTTTCCTTTATGtatcaaaaagaaagaaaaagcagtTTATAAATTAAAAGGGAACAAGACAAGAACAAATGATACAAGCAAACAAGTTCCAAACTAAGGGTACAgcaaagaagagaaagacaagCATTAACCAGGGGAATAAGGAAGAGACCAGGGGCATCGCCAAAGCTCTTACCCACAGCTTCTGTCTTGCCTAGTCTCCAGAGTTCTAGGTACTGAGGAAACTGTAAGAAGAGCAGCTTTGCTTTCTGGGCACAAGAGACAAGGCACCGCTGGAAACCAAAACACAACTGGTTAGTCACAAGGCTGGTCCTAGTTTCCATTCTCAAAGTGATAAAAAGGTAGGTTTGGGATAGGGTCATCTCACATGTGCTGCTGAAAGAGAAACCGGGAGACATTGTATTTCCCTTAGAACGTGAAAGGATTGCAAGATATGACTGTGCAAGGGATGGAGAACAATGCCAAAGCTCAGACATGCAGACCGCTCCTATACACCAAGGCAAGCAGATAGCTCAGCTGCAAAGATGTACTTACATGTGGGAAGATAATTTTTCGAAGGGCAGAATCGTAAGTCTTTGACTGAACTTTCTCCATGAGAGGCCGGATGACAAGGTGAGAATCCATCCCTGGGTGGAAGTGAATTAAAAGGACAGCAATTGTTGATGTGCAGAGACTTTGCCCCTTGCCCGTGAGCTAGTCTGAAAGCATTTTAACCCTTTACCACTAGTTTTCACTGAGAGCACATTTCCCAGTATCCTCCAAGAGCTGAATGAATCTCTCATTTCACCTCGagcctttgcagggctacattttagAGTTTTTGGTCAGTTTCTAactatttgttaaaatttttggTAAACTAGCAAGCATTAACACTAGTGCACACCTCCAGAGATGATCACTGAAGAACCATGCGCCACTGTTCGCACATCATGAGTGTGGTGACGGAAAGGTTTTGTCCTGACCCACTGGCGTGCTGCTTCTCCTGCTCTAACTGGCATCAACTGTAACTGGAACACGGTTCCCTCTGACGTACCAACCACAAGGCTGTCTTCATTCTGAGGAGAACACAGATGCGCATTAATGTCACCGGTATCCCAGAGAAAGACCAAACAGGTGTTACCATCATCAGCATCACAGAGGATCTAATCATGTTAACTGCAAACAGATACTAAGAGTAAGGCTAATCAGACGCTACTTTCTCATAGCCAACCCGTCGCTGGATTCCAGTAGATGAGCCATTTGTGCTTTCCACTAAAACCCTCTAGTGGAGGATCCAACCAAGTATTTACTCGCTTACCTGGGACACAGACAGGGCCAGTACATCTACGTTGGTGACCCGGTGGGTTTGGATGAGTGTGCCTTTCTCCGAATCCCAGAATTGTACTTTGCCTGCTGAATCAGCACTCACTAGTGTGCCACAGGAGAGGAAAGCCACTCCCCACACGATGCACTCTCGATTCTGAGAACCTGTTTTATTCCGGTCAACTGCGATCCTCTGTATAGCATGACCTGCCAAGGGAAAAGAAACACTTAGCTAAGGACTCGCtgcaacccctcctccccctgccacatcTGCAGCACACAAGCATGGAAGCGAAAGTGCCAAGCACATCGTAGCAGTCCATTTGGCaacatctatgcggtttacaatgattaagaaATGTTACTAAGTATGTCCAAGACTGAGAAAGGAGAAGATCGCTACCTTGCTGCTCTCATACACACCGTCACTGCCCTCCTAGCACATGAAAATACTCACCTGTTTTTACATCAAGTACTCGGATCACATCAATTGAGCCGGTGACAATGTGGGAAGCAGAAGGGTGCCAGGCTAGTGACAGAACACGACCTGAGAATACAGAGAAAGCTTAACCTAAGAAGTGCAACAAATGGAAGAAACCCACCCCCCTTCATATCATCCCTCAGTGCACAAAGGTTAGAGAACTGCAACAGAGTGACGGCAGCACTGCCCTACGAGAATCAGAGAGGCAGAGCTACAGGCTCAAAAAAGAGACTTCACCTTTCTGTCGCTCCAGATTCATCTCATATTGGATTTTCTCGGGCAAAACCTGGAACAATTTCACAGATCCATCTTCACAACCAATCTATTAAAATAAAAGCCACACACAACTCGTCAACATGTCCCAGGTCAGATGCTCTTCTAAAAGCAAAACAGCTCCAGTTTCATACCCTACAACATATTATGTCAGACCCCAAAACTACACTGGCTAAACAGGCCTCTTTCCAATACTGAAGGATTCTTGACTAGTTTGTGAATAAGGTTTAGCTTCTAACTAAGCAAATCTatgtttaatttagtttattctAGGGctgcatttttattaaaatttgaatcaTGATTAAAggtattctatttatttatttcctcactATGCTCCGAATATGCTCTGCTCCGAAATTACTTACACGTGAAAGAAACAAGTCCTGCCTCCCAGCCCCCCCCAAAGGCTTCCCTAATTCTCATCATGAAGCCACCTTCGTGGCTCTTTCTTCTCCTACTCTGCTCATCTTTCAACACCACCCTCTGCTTGAAACCTCCTTCTCCCAACCTACTCGACTCCACAAATGTCagtaatatctgccctggcctcagaatccccatgctgatacgcaccagaaatcatccctccaaaaaaaaccctcgAAGAGTCAACCACGCCCCTTTAAAGCCTGTTCCCCCTGCCAATCTCCCCAACcatgcctctgactctctcaccccagtcccgacactttattgcaacgccagatccgcatgcaacaagaCTCAAATTTTGAAGGACCTACTCGAGGATTCTAACCctgaattccttttttttttttttaataaattctttattcattttatatcttGTAGCAAGTGTACAGTAATATACCATTATAACAAAttgaaacacttgaaaatctttctaATAATAACATACATACTTGAATTTTTTCATGGATTACaaaagatgacctatttacacaaaatgaactcggctcccaaggcctcttctctcccagaactaaccgaaaaggaggtggcctggcacttctctacaaatcatttttgatgtccagctcctcgaaaagggtagccaccacctcactagaatatatgctagcctcaatcaatgatgaACTCCAccttcacccactgggtatcctgctTCTATATTGCCCACCTACCCCTTAGAACAAATCCTCCGAACTCATCCTCGagaccataacaaacgccttcctcaaatttcacagattactgatcattggggacatcaatctccacctagatgacatcaccagcaaggatgcgACTGAATTTAATaacttcctcacctctctaggtTCCCCCCCTTGcaccctccccaacccatgaaaaggggcacacacacTAGACTTCATTAGTTTCCTTGATCTTACTGCTTACAAAACTTCAGCTgatgacactcgctgggaacacatcccttggtccgaccacttcttaggggctttctgcctccccattttcatgtcacatcttggGGCCCCACCCCGTACCTCAAATTCCTTTACCTTCCACAAAAAAATTACGAGTGaattgttctggaccaaatttctCAACCAATTCTCCTCCGCTCCTAAGCCTGTAGATTCAGAAACcaattggcataactgggtcgccctctccgagtccacctaccactccctcgccccactATCCATAAAAACCGTCTCCTACTTCtgtaaggccccttggtatcccatatcacagagaactgaagcagaaatatcgagctctggagcgcaaatagaaaaaaatctaaatcccctacagataagacagtcctggagggtcaatattaagttttacaatacagtactaaaaaaacttctacggtgataaaatctccagatccaacaaccagagtagtacattgttcaacatctggcgctccttaacttccAAAAACGACTCCgccttgctcccctcctctctttcagctgatgttctagcaaaattcttcaacgaaaaggtcactaccttaagatactccttcccacctgcagtctcctacacCTCTCTGGTGCCAccgacccccaaccctaccctAACGGTCTCCAATCCTATCCcagtcgacagatcctggactgcctttgagcaccTATCCAAATCCCTGGtctttaaactctgcctcaaactgaaatcctgcaattgtacctttgacccattcccctcctacccttgctattcttctacaatttgacctttctgcagcttttgacattgTCCATTATGATATTCTAGTTTACCAACTCTCcaagataggcattaactccacagtcctagactggttcttgaaattcttacgttcccgctcttacactgtcaacatgaatggcacctcatcctccccctggaaaccaatatgtggagtaccacaaggctcctattcttttcaacatctatatgtcctccctgaaactcctccatctatcccccctagaaacactttacacttatgctgatgacatccttgtcctccttgagaatGACTCGAGCCTCACTAACCtctctaagaacatatcctcatgtataacgaACCGCCAATCCTGGGCcttcaccgtacaaatgaaactgaacgagtccaaaacaaaactactttggctcggcccaaaatcagaccaactacccaccttcatcccactgtcctctggctccacacagcagcttgagttctcaagcaaagttctgggcatcatcattgattctacatcatcattcaacgaccacctcaattccttggtaaaaaaatgctttttcagccttcacatgctaaggaaagtgagatcctgcttccatcaaaaacactttgcatccttgtccaatccatcatcctttccagactggactattgcaactctatcaacttaagcctaacaaagaaaaaccttcaaagacttcagcggattcagaatgccgcggctaagcttatcttcgcaacaagtaaatctgaccatgtctcactgctcctgtccaagcttcactggcttccagtaatctccagggtccactttaaatgcgcctgcctaacttttaagatcctacatggcatccttcctccctttattccattttcttggaattcctcaaatcctaataccaccagatccaccccaaaattaaaactatccttcccctcattaaaaggcatttcccatgcaggaaaactagggacttccctccccttcagaatcactgagctctggaacaaccttacctccccacttcggaatctgagctccctccaaattTTCCGTAaatatctgaaaacttggctattctcaaaaatgtaatacttcctccctctctgtatcctaagcccctctaaacattcttcATACTAaggcctataacccttcattggagttccttttctatccctgctcctgtaaaccgtgctgagctctacgattgtggagaggatgctgtatacaaacctaaggtttagtttagtttagcttcttgtgactctaggcaagttacttaatcttccattgtccagtcacaaagagctgtagtgaggaaaagAATAAACCTTTAATCGCACAGTCAtaattacaaattttaatcaaaCTGCAACCCTaaagaataaaaatataaagcttaaaaatataaaattaaaaaataaaaattacaaattaaagaaTGTAAAACAGCATGCAGAATAGCTATAAACAGGTTTACACTTTTCACAACCTACTGCAGAAATGCAGACCTAGTCTTTACTCAGATACTTGATATGTTGTCTTTAAAAATGCAGATCACACAATTTCAgtgaataaaacaaacaaaaattttattcacaaagACCAACTGGAACAATAAAAGCAACAGACACCAAAATCATAGGGAGGTGCCGATTCTGATCAAACAGAACATGCCATTAGCCCAGGCTCCACTCTCAAACAGAAGATATTACAGCAGCTAACGATGGACAGAAAGGAATCAACGCAATATGCCAGCCCTGGGCTCACACCCAGTACTGACCGCTAGATGGCTTCCACTGGGGTTGGCTTCCATGCACCAGATGGGGCCTCCAAAGCCATTCACGGAGTACTTGATACGTAGATTGTGTAGGTCGTATTCCAAGATATCACCATTCAACCCAGCTGTGAATAAGCGACCTTCTGCAGCCCAGCAAATAGCTTCTGTGGATCGACTTTCATTTCCTGGGAAAACCTGCAATGGTTTCAAGGGAAATTAGTTAGTAAGGAAGGAATCTGCTTTCTGGGTCTGGAACACAGTAGATGAGAACAGATAAAGGACCTGTACATTCCCCTCTAGTCTGCCCTTTGAAGCACTGCTGCTCAAGTAGCTTCTCCAACTGTCATTTAGTTTGTTTTAAGTGCTTTCGGGCCAAGGGGGAGATGGCTCCCGATCCCGGAGACTtgatccaatctgcaggctgtctagagcaatggttccaaaccctgtcctggaggaccaccaggccaatcgggttttcaggctagccctaatgaatatgcatgagagaaatttgcatatagtggaagtgagaggcatgcaaatctgctccatgcatattcattagggcctgattggcctggtggtcctccaggacagggttgggatccaggggtctagagcagtggttcccaaccctgtcttggaggaccaccaggccaatcgggttttataggctagccctaatgaatatgcatgagagaaatttgcatatagtggaagtgagaggcatgcaaatctgctccatgcatattcattagggcctgattggcctggtggtcctccaggacagggttgggatccaggggtctagagcagtggttcccaaccctgtcttggaggaccaccaggccaatcgggttttcaggctagccctaatgaatatgcatgagagaaatttgcatatagtggaagtgagaggcatgcaaatctgctccatgcatattcattagggcctgattggcctggtggtcctccaggacagggttgggatccaggggtctagagcagtggttcccaaccctgtcttggaggaccaccaggccaatcgggttttataggctagccctaatgaatatgcatgagagaaatttgcatatagtggaagtgagaggcatgcaaatctgctccatgcatattcattagggcctgattggcctggtggtcctccaggacagggttgggatccaggggtctagagcagtggttcccaaccctgtcttggaggaccaccaggccaatcgggttttcaggctagccctaatgaatatgcatgagagaaatttgcatatagtggaagtgagaggcatgcaaatctgctccatgcatattcattagggcctgattggcctggtggtcctccaggacagggttgggatccaGGGGTCTAGAGGGCTTACTGTAGTTtaagcttacagagcaccctccagaagcagccaacccccccccctccacgcgCTTCACCTTGTCCCGGAAGCAGTTGGCGGCCAGGTTGAAGAGCTCGACGGAGCCGTCCAGGCGGGCCACGGCCACGCGCTCCGAGCGCTCGCAGTAACGCAGGCAGCGGATCCCCGACGGCACGAAGCCGAAGAAGCGCACCCGGTGCACCTGGAACTCGCCCATGGCCGGCCGCACGCGCCGGGCCGGAAGCGGAAGTGACGCGGGGGAAGCGGAAGCGGCCGCCTTCCCTCACCAGAAACGGCTCGCTCCAGTTCGGCGGGAAACTTTCTAGGGCAAGTTGgtctggggggagggaaaggcagCTGCTCTGGCCCCCCCTTCACAAGGACACTTCCAGctaccctggggggggggggggggagggttggttgTTGGATTCTTTGCAGAAGGCAAAATGCTGTAAGTTGGTTTTCAGGGTcgctttgtttttttaaactagagccagccctaatgaatatgcatgagagagatctgcatataatggaggtgccaggcctgaaaacccgactggacagGCTTGGGAACCAGTGCTAAtgagtcaaagtccctcctggagggctgaatccagtggggttttcaggatttccccaatgaacatgcacatagatctcatgcaatccggaaaacccggctggattcggccctccaggagggactttgagactcctggtcCAACCTGACTGGGATCTTCTGAGAAAGCCAGTGGCACCACCATTAGCCATATTAGTAAAAAGTGTGTCCGAGTGGGGAGGTGAGACCACATCCTTCATTCAGCCTGCATCCCTTGTAGGCTTTCTCACTGAGGGAAGAGATGTTTTTCTTAATGCCTGTCTGTAACTTGAAAATGTGCTTGGGGAGGAACCGTTTCACCGAGGACACTACAAAACAATCTGCTAATCTTCACACAAATACTATGTGTGCATGACACCAGCCTACATTGGAGTCTTGTGAGCGGTGCTTGTTTGTAGCCCCTCAATTActtggattttttgtgacttttatgtttttatatttaagacagtcaaggaccctataagacccctgaggcaagcctttttattttgccaaaacacagcccgtgttggctcatttgtattttataaggttgggcaggctggatggaccagctgcactagggaaacaggatttgtagaagctgtgagggactgcttcatggagcaactggtcacggaaccaacacgagggggtgctactcttgacctcatcctaaacggattgggggggcctgcaagaggggtagaagtgggaggaccactaggcaacagtgaccacagcgcgatcagattcacattagaaagggggacacccatagtaaggaggaccgctacaaccgcgctcaacttcaggaaagggaactatgttgctatgagggaaatggtggggaggaagctcagaaacatctttaggatggagactgtaggaagcacctggaccctattcagggacaccctgcaggaagcacaaagaatgtacgtccccagtttcaggaaaggctgcaagaacaagcggtcaaaggacccggcttggatgtcaactgaagtaaagagggcaataaatgacaataaagtatccttccagagatggaaaaaggacccaacggaagaaaatcaccaggcgcactggaaatgccaaaaggaatgccaccgagaggttagaaaagcaaaagggaaatacgaagaggggctggccagggaggcgaaaaacttcaaggcattcttcagttacgtaaaggggaagcgaccagcgagagaggaggtggggccgttggacgatggggataggaagggagtgattaaagaggataaagaggtagctgagaggttgaacacgttcttctcgtcggttttcacgagagaagacacatctaatataccggactcagaggagctcacgagtggggaacaggccgaaaaattggagcacatagaggtaagtaaggaggatgtcctcaaacagatagacaggttaaaatgtggtaaatcaccgggcccggacgggatccacccaagggttctgaaggaactaagacaagaaatagcgggcacaatccagcatgtatgcaacctatccttgaaaactggagaggtaccagaggactggaaattggcgaatgtcacacctatcttcaagaagggatcgaggggtgaccccgggaactacaggccggtgagcctgacttcaattatagggaagatggtggaagctatgatcaaggacggcatttgtgagcacatcgagagaaatggcctactgaaaacaagccagcacggattctgtaagagAAGGttgtgcttaacgaaccttctgtacttctttgagggaataagcagtcgggtggacaatggggaacccatagacatcatttacctcgattttcaaaaggctttcgacaaggtgccacatgaaaggctgcttaggaagctgtggaaccacggggtgggaggggatgtgcacagatggatcaagcactggttgtcgggtagactgcagagggttggagtaaagggtcaatattctgactggcggggagtcacaagcggtgtgccacagggatcgatgctggggccgttactcttcaacatatttatcaatgacctggaaacggaggcaaagtgcgaggttataaaatttgcagatgataccaaactgtgcggcagagttaggtccagggaggagtgtgaggacctgcaaagggacctggagaagctggaagaatgggcaaacaaacggcaaatgcgctttaacgtggaaaaatgcaaggtcatgcatatagggaaaaagaacctgttgttcaactacaaattggggggggcattgttgggagacagcagacttgagagagacttgggtgtgctggtggatgcatcactgaagccatctgcacagtgcgcagcagcctcgataaaagccaacaggatgctgggcatcataaagaggggcatcacaaccaggacgcgggaagtcatcatgccattgtatcgagcgatggtgcgtccacatctggaatactgcatttagtattggtcgccatacctcaagaaggacatggcggtacttgagagagtccaaaggagagcaacgaaactggtaagagggctggaacactgcccatatgccgagaggttggataggctggggctcttctctctggaaaaaaggaggctcaggggagatatgatagagaccttcaagatcatgaggggcatagagagggtgaatagggacagattcttcagactgaaggggacaacaggtacgagggggcattcggagaaactgaagggagataggttcaagacaaatgcaaggaagttttttttcacccaaagggtcgtggacacttggaatgcgctactggaggaagtggtcaggcagagtacggtacagggattcaaacagtgattggacggattcctgagggataaagggatcgtgggatactgagagaagtatccaggaaataagtatagaaacccgaccaggtcgtgcatgtgcaagaccggagggttaggacttcgatgggaagataggacttcaatgggaaaccaaggtggcaagggggccccttctggtgattcagacaggtttgggccgccgcgggagcggactgctgggcatgatggacctatggtctgacccggcggaggcactgcttatgttcttatgaccattcaggtctttatctgatcattatttgatttctatcctgtgGGTCTCTTGTGACTTGTCAATACccttttgtggattgtttttaagattattatttggacacttattaaactacaaactggtacattcaATCTTCTATCTCacagtatttttattgttttgctgCATCATTTCCTTCGTGGAACCTTTTgatgctatttggattttgttgttttgccCTCTAAGTGGAGCACATGATCAGTCGCTCATACATTCTAAGAACCAGGACTGTGGAGTCGAGGagttggagacaattttgggtactggaGGAGGATTCATGCGTACCAGAAACTGAGCAGTTGCAGTTGAAGGAACATCACTCAGAGATTTTACATGGTCACTCACAGCAAtgcttgcaaatctggaaatttgttggtttttagaacttgttgctcacagaaaaaaaataataaatttacaaCTTGTCACTCCCTCGAGAAAAACTTTACATGCACCCAGTCAGACTTAGAGAGAGCATTGGTGGTATCCCCAAGTTTATGGATCATTAACTTTTCTTGCCATTTCTCAGTTAAATGACTAGATTGAAGAATCTGGCTAAATAATTTCATTTGTGCTTCTTAGACTTTAGTAATTGCAGTATTCGAGTACTTCATTTGGTACTAGTTAGGGTGGACACACTTTTCTGGATTGAAATTTGTGGAGATATTCcttgattttttcttttcttctaagagtggttaatgctacttacttgagataggcatatgggatctctcagagagagaaagagttaatggttactgtggatgggcagactagatgggccatttggccttttatctgccatcatatttctatgtttatccTCAATTACACcttctagcacaggggtgtcaaactcatgcCTGTGAGAAAATAccttttctgtttcttccctccctccatcctattgtccaccatttctttccctGCTTCCCGGTTTCACCTTCAAAGCagtctgcagaggatcgccagtcggctgtagcgatcctagcaggctgccgtcggcctccacagcacgttccctctaccGCGGTCCTatacgtcagagaaggggcatgCTGCGGAGGCCAATGGCGGCCTGCTAGGATCGTTACAGCCGACCGGTGAccttctgcaggctgctttgaaggtgagatcgGGAAACCGGAGGAcgctagaaagaagggggg
This window contains:
- the UTP4 gene encoding U3 small nucleolar RNA-associated protein 4 homolog, producing MGEFQVHRVRFFGFVPSGIRCLRYCERSERVAVARLDGSVELFNLAANCFRDKVFPGNESRSTEAICWAAEGRLFTAGLNGDILEYDLHNLRIKYSVNGFGGPIWCMEANPSGSHLAIGCEDGSVKLFQVLPEKIQYEMNLERQKGRVLSLAWHPSASHIVTGSIDVIRVLDVKTGHAIQRIAVDRNKTGSQNRECIVWGVAFLSCGTLVSADSAGKVQFWDSEKGTLIQTHRVTNVDVLALSVSQNEDSLVVGTSEGTVFQLQLMPVRAGEAARQWVRTKPFRHHTHDVRTVAHGSSVIISGGMDSHLVIRPLMEKVQSKTYDSALRKIIFPHRCLVSCAQKAKLLFLQFPQYLELWRLGKTEAVGKHGEVLPVSRNQEHLLQLKTKGPEHICCSAISPCGSWIAYATPSRLYLHQLQYENDGVGISKLPRLLHSAHQILFSADSTKLFVASDCVSVHMFKLSVTDCKHAHTFQAKSGSVEATCLLAASADGNWLAAASLDFEINIYSVKLLKHHCTVPVYKCPVSALAIQPMSNNLVIAYSDQQLFEFSIQEKQYSTWCRKVQQHGLHRDWRERDTPITNITFNPAQPAHILLHDTYSLCIIDKTLPLPDDKTPLLNQESLRNLSETARKARSHAFKISKKFQPLLFMALLDEGTLVTVERPLTDIQAQLPPPVRQKKFGT